DNA sequence from the Vibrio sp. BS-M-Sm-2 genome:
GGTTGATCTCAGCTAAAATTAATCAAGACAGAATACCGTACGACCTCTTTCTTTATTGCAAATAAAGTGGATAATAGCCCCGTAAATTTAATACCTAATAAATGTGAGTCCATTATGTCTTCTGAAGCTACTATGCTAGAACGCTGCCAATCTAAATGTGAACTATGTGGTTCTGATTCTTCTCTTACTGCATACGCAGTGCCGCCACACAGCCACGTAACAGTGGATCACGGCATCATGGTATGTGACAAATGTCTTGGTGAGATTGACGATCCTAAAGATATCAACCACTGGCGTTGTCTGACTGACAGCATGTGGAGCCAGGAAGCGCCAGTTCAAGTAACTGCATGGCGTCAACTAACTCGTCTGAACACAGAAAGCTGGGCTCAAGACGCGCTAGACATGATGTACCTTGAAGAAGAAACGTCAGTTTGGGCACAAATTGGTATGTCTGCTGATGACAAGCCTCTTGACGTGAACGGCGTTGAACTGAAGAAAGGTGACGACGTAACAGTAATTAAAGATCTGCCAATCAAAGGTACTAACCAAGTGATTAAGCAAGGTACTGTTATCCGTGGTATCAGCGTTGGTGATGATCCTAAGCTTGTTTCTGGTAAAACAAACGGTGGTCAATCAATGTACGTAATCGCTGAGTTCTGCCGTAAGAAGTAATTTCTTTTTACTGTTTGAATTAAGAAAGGCGCTCAATTGAGCGCCTTTCTTGTATCTACTATCTAACTGTTTTCAATTTAGTTATTTCTTAACCAAACATCTTGATTGGTTTGTGCTTTTTTCTTTTTCTTCTTTTTACCTGTGCCAGCCGGTGGCGCAACAGGTTTTAGTGCTGCGATAAGTTCAGCCGTCGCTTCTTCATCCACTTCAAAGCCTTCAATTTGCTCACGCTCAAGACGAATCTTGTTCTTCTTCTCGATGATTTTGAAGTGGTGGTAATCTTCGTGATCGATCAAAGATAGCGCAAGACCAACCTCGCCCGCACGACCACTTCGGCCGATACGGTGCATGTAGTCTGACGGGCTACGCGGTAAGTCAAAGTTGATTACTACTGGCAGCTTCTCAATATCCAGACCACGTGCCGCAATGTCTGTCGCGATAAGAACGTCAATCTCGCCAGATTTGAAATCTTCAAGGATACGAGTACGTGAACCTTGCCCTTTATCACCGTGGAATACTTCAGCGATGATGCCGCGCTTGTAAAGCTTGTCTGCTAAGTGCTCACAGCTGTTCTTAGCATTTACGAAGATAAGAGCTTGGCGCCATTCGTGTTGTTGAATTAGGTGTGCGAGTAACGCTGTCTTGCGACCTTTTTCTACTTCAAATACACGTTGAACCAGTGTGCTCGCATTGGCACTTTGAAGTTGAACTTCAATGGGATCGCTTAGTAGTTCGTGAGTAAGCGTTTGAACTTGCTCTGGGAAAGTCGCAGAGAACAATAATGTTTGTTTCTTGCTCGGCAATAGCTTCAAGATTGCATCAAGTTCTTCGGTAAAACCTAGGCTTAGCATTCGGTCAGCTTCATCAAGCACTAACGTTTTTACTTTGTCTAGCTTGATTGCGTTGCTTGAAATGAGATCAAGCAGACGACCTGGCGTTGCTACCAAAATATCAGTGCCGCCACGTAGCGCCTGCATCTGAGTGTTTACCGATACACCACCAAACACACAAACCGTTTTAATCGCGCCGTTGAAATGTACAGCGTAAGATTTAACGCTGTCAGCCACTTGCTTAGCAAGTTCACGAGTGGGAACCAAGATAAGGCCAGAAACAAAGTTACCTTTGCCTGAACGACGGTCCAGAGGTGCATCTTCATGAATCTTTTGTAACAGTGGAAGTGCAAATGCTGCGGTTTTACCTGAACCGGTATTTGCGCCTGCAATTAAATCGCGTCCTGCTAACACACTTGGAATAACTTGCGCTTGGATAGGCGTTGGCTGTTGGTATTCAAGCTCAGATAAACGAGCCATCAAAGGTGAGATTAAGCCAAGATCAGAGAAGTTGGTTGATGTTGTGGTGTTAGTCATTAATTGCAGGAACTCAAAGCTAAAATAATAGCGCGCTATATTAACGTATTTCAGCAGTATTACGTAACTAAATCGCCCTTTCGCTTCTATTTCTCC
Encoded proteins:
- a CDS encoding PhnA domain-containing protein, coding for MSSEATMLERCQSKCELCGSDSSLTAYAVPPHSHVTVDHGIMVCDKCLGEIDDPKDINHWRCLTDSMWSQEAPVQVTAWRQLTRLNTESWAQDALDMMYLEEETSVWAQIGMSADDKPLDVNGVELKKGDDVTVIKDLPIKGTNQVIKQGTVIRGISVGDDPKLVSGKTNGGQSMYVIAEFCRKK
- a CDS encoding DEAD/DEAH box helicase; amino-acid sequence: MTNTTTSTNFSDLGLISPLMARLSELEYQQPTPIQAQVIPSVLAGRDLIAGANTGSGKTAAFALPLLQKIHEDAPLDRRSGKGNFVSGLILVPTRELAKQVADSVKSYAVHFNGAIKTVCVFGGVSVNTQMQALRGGTDILVATPGRLLDLISSNAIKLDKVKTLVLDEADRMLSLGFTEELDAILKLLPSKKQTLLFSATFPEQVQTLTHELLSDPIEVQLQSANASTLVQRVFEVEKGRKTALLAHLIQQHEWRQALIFVNAKNSCEHLADKLYKRGIIAEVFHGDKGQGSRTRILEDFKSGEIDVLIATDIAARGLDIEKLPVVINFDLPRSPSDYMHRIGRSGRAGEVGLALSLIDHEDYHHFKIIEKKNKIRLEREQIEGFEVDEEATAELIAALKPVAPPAGTGKKKKKKKAQTNQDVWLRNN